gcttttggaactgaaaggttattgaactcaaattcataaatcagtttatgaattaaccttcactagtaaagttaatggtacttaatcGTCTCTCTCTCAGCATTCGCTGGAGCTATGGCGAGGAGGAAGACGAAGCAAGGGAAAGTTAAGACGCCGGTGGTCAAGGTTACCAGGAAAAGAGGTCCGACTTCATCTGATAAGGTGATTAAGACTAAATCCATGCCTGAGGTTATGGGTGTGGAAGTGATTGAGTTTTCAGAAGAGGAGAAGGCTGATGAGGAGGATGGCACGACTGAGGACGAACCTGATCTACTTACTCCTAGATCGATGATGAAAAGAACACAACAGGAGCAGGCAATACGAAAGGAGTTCACCAGTTATTTGGAAGCCATGAAGAGGTGCGAATCACAGATTAGGTCATGTAATATTGCTTCACCCCCAATTCTTCGTTCTGGGAATGTGATACAAAATTTAAGCAATAAATTTGGAGAATTAGGGGCTGGGGGTTCGAAGGTATCCGATGGGGTTAAAATAGATATGGATGATATTGAAGATGAAATTTAATACTGGAACTCTGCTCTGGTTTGTTACGTGTTAGGGGCAAATCCACCTCTAAGTGTTTTTGAAGGCTTTGCCAGGAGAGTTTGGAGAGACAAAGGCATAGACAAAATTGGATTATTAGCACATGGAGTGTTTATAATTTGATTTAAGGCTCTGAATACTAGGGATACTATCTTGAATGGAGGCTATATGTTCTTTGATAAAAAGCCAGTAGTAATGAAGCTGTGGGATGCCTATACCGATTTCAAGAAAAAAGATGTTAGCTTTGTACCTACATGGATTCAGATTCATGGACTAGACTTAAAGTACTGGGGCGAAAGAGCTCTGTTTAAGATTGTGGGGCAGGTGGGGACTCCATTGATGCTGGATTCGATTATTAAGAATAAAGAGAGCCTGACTTACCCTCGGGTGATGGTGGAAGTGCAATTACATCAAGAATTTCATGAACTGATTTCGTTCACCAATGAAATTCACCAGAAAATTGATTTAACAGTGAAATATGAATGGATTCCTATCACATGTGGGAAATGCCATGGAATGGGACATACAACTGATGTTTGCaggaaggaagaagaagtaagAAAGGAGTGGGTGGTtaaaaagaaagatttagggaaggCTCCTTTGGAGGAATCACAAGGAGAATATGAGGAAGGTTTTTTGCCAGTTAAAAAAGGCAGGATAACAGAGGTGGTCAATGCAACAACATTGTCAAATAATTTTCAGATCCTAGGGGAGACAGGAGAATGCTCAATTGTTGGACAAGTAGATGTTACGAAGCAGGGAAGGGGAGATCCTCCCCTGGAGAATGGATAGGATCCTAGGTTGGAACATCAGGGGGATCAATAATCGCCATAAACAGGAAGAGGTCAAGTGATTGATCTTTTCAATGAAGGTGGGTTTAGTTGGTCTCCTTGAAACTAAAATACAGGCTCATAATCTGGGAtctgtatatgtaaatatgtttgcGGGTTGGTGTTTCTCAACGAATAATGCATGGCACAAAGGAGGTATAATTATGGTAAGTTGGAATCCGGGGATGTTTGCAGTCAATATTCTGAAATGCACTAGTCAATTAATGCATTTAGAAGTTACCTCATTGGTTGGTAAGGAAAACTTTTTGGTTACTTAAGTTTATGCAATGAATGAAGAAAATGGAAGAGTTCCTCTTTGGACTGATTTAAAAGAAATTGCAGCCAAGGTGAGTGATCCATGGCTCATTTTAGGGGACTTCAATGATATACTTAGTGTTGAAGGAAGAATAGgtggaaagaagaggaaaaaatgCTCAGGTGCATTCAAGGAATGTGTGGAATGCTATCAGGTAGAAGATGTGAAGTTTACAGGATCTTTTTTCACTTGGAACAACAAACAAGGTTTGGATACTCAGATCTATTCTAAAATAAATAGGGTATTGGCAAATCAATAATGGTTGGAAAAGTTTCCAAATGCCGAGGCTGTGTTCATGTCAGAaggaaattgtaacgccctacttccttagagccattactaagtgattttaaaaacgtgctttcaactcgctaatcgaggttttaagtcaaacagtgtaattaaaccataaacaaaggaaagacttgagaaatagtaatttccatagaaaatcataaaagttttacacttgggatcccaaaatacagtttagaaatatttacaacatataaactgaaccaagtcggctagacgacaaaatctaggtttatttacaagcatctcccaaaatcctctggctggggcagccaggctggccaaacatgtacacgctgcctcacgcctgctgtactcatggttggttgatcttctctttacccatacctgcaccacaaagcatctgtgagctgaagcccagcaagagaacccacaaacagataacatacgcaACACATATATCATGCATATAaagaggccaccaatggctaaacacatatggcctagccgtcccaggtgtTTACCAAGCCCTGAGTTAGCGGACCacgctgtgaggatatcccaggtatccttctaggaactcgccctggcaacttgcactccacgtgctcaacgctgctcccggccccttgccattctcggtctacaccgttcccggctcaagctgaccattcacatcataatatacttaacataacaagcaagtatcgaattctagcataatcagataaagggctacgccccgcagttctatcatattgggctcggccctgcatatcaattttattcaaacacattgggctcagccctgcacacaagctttatgggaacaagggttctcttacctgagtctcGAGCATTCTGAgcatcgatgtcccgagcacagtcctctaatgtgagcctcgccgaaaccctagtcacaacgcattaacaatgtccatccatcacattctaatccaataaataacttagagccataaccctaacctccgggtccttgaattctatcaatccgggtgatagaatccatcccgagccttaccccttagtccccaagcctaaaatacccttaaaactcaaactggcacaaagggccgcgaccccacccacaagagtcgcGGTTAGCCTCGGAATAGAGGCTAgtacctcactgacccccacacgggccgcgtcGCGCCCACCACATGAGCTTCTCGGCATCCCATGGCTACGCGCGCACATGGGCCGcgacgcacccctcctagggccgcggctctcacctccaaacccagaattttccatcttcttccctaccttttcctcaagctaactcatTCAAAGCCTACTTAACAAACCTAGATAAATAACACATGTATACCAGCTCAACaataactcagtaacaacatcaaaacccattagaatccaccccaaaactcaactagaCCACACAAGAACAATTCGAACTTGCTAGCATGCATACTCTAATAACTAGGTGCAACTCTAAACTTATCCACCATaatcaaagcttacctcttgctgagttGAGCCTTAGAACCAACCCCCTTATgctccaagctccctaaatcccagctgaactccttagatCCTTAAGTTGATTCCCAAAGCTTCCCTTTGattttgccttagagagtgaaagagagagaggagAATAAAATCTAACCTTGGTTGACAAGAGAAGTGCaagtcggtttctccaagtttctaattaattcctctttttgttttatttgacttaagtctaaagggttacctcaaggctcggggtaccaaaacgtccccgagggaaaaatggtaaatttacctagtattcccgcctagacattctatcctcaaatatatctccaaatatttattttcatgtctcgataatcccataacacacctagtacccaaattacccctcaactcaccccgagtctgaatctcaaccccgttgtgactctctggctaagtgctccctaggattgtctcggatcgtgctgcacagacatatcacatatataacatttatcacattcatgcccctaataaccagacggggcccacatgcacatttaactcactaaacatgcatcactatcatatattcacactaattcacccattaacatattaaagcatattaaatcatttatttccctccaggcacactaatcaaggccctaagcccgattagcgaattcgggtcgttacagaaatTTTGATCATTGTCCTACTGTATTATATGTTTACCCAACTGTTCCAGCAGGGAAGAAGCCATTTCGTTACTTTAGAATGTGGCAAAAAGCTCCAGATTTCCAGGAGAGATTGAAAATGATTTGGCTGGTCAAAGATGGTGGTGCACCAATGTATCAACTTGTCCAGAAGTTAAAAATAGTTAAGAAGAGACTTCGGGAGATAAACAAGTTTGAGATTGGGGATATTCAAGCTGGAAACTCTAAGCGATATCAAGATCTGGTAGATTGCCAAGCTAAATTACAACTGAAGCCTCTTGATATTATCCTCACCATAAAGGAAAAGGAAGCTAGAGTAAGGTACACtgaaacacataaaaattatGTCTCCTTTCTTCAACAAAAAGCAAAATTGCATTGGTTGAAGGATGGAGATGATAATTCCACTTTATTCCATACTAGTATTTGGACTAGGAGGGTTGCGAATAGGATTTGTTCGGTTAAGGACATGGATGGTGTTTGGGTTGACAAACCATACAAAGTGACTGCAacttttttgaacttttattataGCTAGTGGGGAGCAAATTGTAGGGAAGGAAAACAGTATTGCCTCAGGTGATTAATCAAGGGCCAATTGTAACTGAAGTTCATACCAGATTATTAACAACAAAGTACTCTAGTGAAGAGGTTAAGGCAGCCATTTGTTAGATTCCTGGAAATAAATCTCCGGGTCCTGACATATTTAGCAGTTTCCTTTTTCAAGATAACTGGGAGGTGGTTGGTAATGAAGTCTGTGAAGCTGTGAGATCGTTTCTGCACACAGGAAAATTTCTCAAGGAGATTAATTCAACAACTCTTTCCTTGATTCCCAAAGGTAAATGTCCAGACTCTGTTATGGATTTTCGTCCTATAGCTTGTTTTAATGTTGTCTACAAAGTTGCAACTAAGCTAGTTTTATCTAGATTAAGAAAGGTTCTTCTGGACATTATAGCTCAGAACCAAAGTGGATTTGTTCAAGGGAGGTATATTGCATATAACATAATGGTGTGCAAGGACTTGATTAGACATTATGGAAGGAATAATTCAAACCTGAAGTGCATGATCAAATTGGATTTGAGGAAGGCATACGATACAATTGAGTGGGATTTTATTAAGGAAATGTTATATTCATTTAAATTTCCTGAAGATTTTATTAAGTTGATTATGATATGTGTGAGAACCCCAAGATTTAGTCTCATGTTTAATGGGTCTTTACATGGTTTCTTTGAAACTAAAAGAGGTCTAAGGCAGGGGGATCCAATGTCTCCTTTACTGTTTGTGTTGGGGATGGAATATTTATCCCGAATTATGGTGAAAATTAGTAAGAAAGAGGGATTCAAGTTTCGTGACAGATGTGGACCTCTCAAGCTAAATCATCTCTGTTTTGCAAATGATGTTTTGATTTTCTATCATGGGGACTTTAAGTCAATATACTTCATGCTCCGTGGCCATAAATTGTTCTCTCAAACATCTGTTTTGCAACCGAGCGAAGCAAAGTCAGCATTGTACTGTAGTAATATGGATGATTTGGAGGTGCAAAGAGTAATTGATTCTTCTAGTTTTACTAGAAGTCATTTACCATTTAGATATCTGGGGATTCCTATTTGTGCAAAGAGAATATTAGCAGCTGAGTGTGAAGTTCTAGTGGAGAAGATGGTTCAAAGGATTAAAGTTTGGAGTACCAGGAATTTGTCTTATGCGGGCAGAGCAACATTGGTGAACTCTGTTCTTCTAGAAATACATTCTTATTGGGATTAGATAGTGATAATTCCTAAAAAGGTTCTGCAAAAAGTTAATTCAATTTGTATGAGTTTTTTATGGAAAGGTTTGGCTGAGTCTAGTAGTTCAGGACATGTTTCTTGGGATGATATGTGTAGAGCAAAGGCTGAAGGAGGTTTGGGATTCAGAAGGATCAAGGAGTGGAATGAAGCAGCAATTGGCAAGTATGTATGGGCAGTGGCAATGAAGAAAGATTCTCTATGGGTTTGATAAATACATGCTGTGTATATTGGTGATGAAGATTGGTGGGCCTACAAGGCCCCGAGTGCCAGTAGTTTGTACTGGAAACAGATTGTCAAAGTAAAGGAGAAGTTCAAGGACCTTAATTTGATTCATCATCTCTCAAATGGGGTTTATAAGATAGATGAGGGGTACAAAGCTATTGTTTCTTCTCAACAAAAGGTTCAATGGCAAATGGAGGTCTGGAATAGAACAACAATTTTGAAGCATAGATTTATACTATGGCTTGCAGTACTGGATAGGTTGCAAATGAAAGATAGATTGTTCAGATTTAACATAACTACTGATGATCAATGTCTTTTGTGTGGAAGAAACAAGGAAACCCGAGAACATGTCTATTTTGGGTGTTACTTGAGCTCTCAATGTCTGAGGCAAATCAAGAGTTGTTTGGGTTGGCAAACGACAGCCAATACAATACACAAGTTGCTGAGATGGATAGCTAAGGCAAGACTAAATCATTTTCGGAAGCAAGTGATTACAGCTGCTCTGGCAACTTTGGTTTATCAGATTTGGTGGTGCAGAAATGAGGCATTGTGGAGTCAAAAAGTTTATATAGTAGCCATATTTACACAAAGAATTCAATATAATGTAAAGCATAGAGTTAGAAGTATTATGCTTAACAAGATACAAATGATAGATAGAGATTGGTTTGAGCAATTGTAATAGATTCATGGCAGACCTTTTAAATGTGGTGCTGCTTAGGTTGTAAATTGGAAGTTCATGCTATACACAagtctgatttaccaaaaaaaaaaagttaatggtacttaagtaaacaagatataattaaagaggttaaatggtAACTAATTCCAacattaattatgaaccattaatagatgattgaattgtatgtagtgattaaatcgatgaccagttttatgatttaaaagtactcaataaataaatgtctataattacaagagtgcaatctcatatttttagtggaataatatggAAATTTATAAACTAAGGTTATCATATTAAAGAGTTATAATTAattatctaaatttattggagcttgaaattataggccCATATAGGTCCCAGAGATGACTCAATcaaacactattcaaggtaagagttgaaattgggaaacatctggaaaatgacatatttgaaagaaatttgttcttgatggtcaaatatgtaattgagacaaattaattaattaatatattaattttcgaaattaataaattaattaattatattttcgaaaaatattatttttaattaaaatgacattttcgaaaatcacatttaaataattaagataattaattttgaagtaattaactttatttatttaaatgaagtAAAAACaatatttctgataattcaaattggatttgaatttgaagtgatatttattctttaattaatcttataaataagttatcaggtttatatatttttgaataaataattaaaagaaaatggttggaacacatcctTGATTTTAGGGAAGTGTTACACGCCGCACTGTATTTGGGGTGTAACAGAGTCCAAGAATGGGTCTTGtatatcttttatttaaaaaattatttaataattgatttataatataaattttgaattttgaatttcaaaaaattaattaattcttttataaatttatcaGACGGAAATAGTAACATAAGACTTTTGACAGAAAGAAAGTAGATCgtattattttctctatccctgaaaactgtctcagacctaatattccaaaatctcatgtgtttagaatatcttgtgaatcaaaaAAATTTCGTACCATatttctacgtgcccacacatgtcttgaggtgtagagatacatatcggaagatcttggtctaagtattttgaagaactgctttggattggatgttcgttggagataccAAGTGATAGTGAGGATTCTTCATAGTTCTttaactggtaaatcctcatcttttatttctctatgattaatgtattgcatgttaatggatctgagtatttaaagtttgtttaattttttttttgaaatttctaGGCCCAACACCCCGTGCTTTTCGCTGCACACATGGTAAACTAGTTACCACCACAAACAACAACAAGTTTGAACATCCAAAATGCTACTGTAGAGATCCCTCAATTGTTATGGTGTCATGGAGTAAGACTAATCCAGGGCGTCAGTGTTGGGAAActcatacatgatctttatttattttttgtagatctaatattaaacaaattaaaatgagataacctagaacatgtttctaaaattgaattcaaagagaaacaatgataagaatacttacagtatacgcagcggaatgaatgagttcttccttcagtttctctaacccttgtatcctttctgtcgcagagtataaccaagaaactgaacaaatcttcaattttcttcacaatcttccaaagtatccttataatcacctagaatagagtgggaaattctcaacacatgagatagatacagagagaagaagagaaaataacaaagaggcttagaaaaagacttgtgtttagagagaatctaaaaactatcagaaaaccagtgtctgtcGTCTCGTGACTTGTGTGacttctctcacttagcactcattttaaagactcaattaggctatttaatttaactaaaaaatcaataaaataatagtcaattaacagccctaggttgaaataatcatggactttaggctcgtgaaatttctcatttgattataagcccattggacttaaaattaaggcctgtattattttctattgatttaattaattaaataattatttaaatcctttatcaaataattatttataatttgaaccttgatttaaacttatttattaatttagataccaatttatcttaattaataaatctgccctaatttctcttttcttctcaaaattacataactttgtgaagctatccaaaattgacctagtcaactttgataattctaattgataattaaattaattaattgagactatctagatgattttatccaaggtatagtggggaccatgggcctatgaaatcaagctccaataagttatcataaatctaacaaataaatttactaacttattaattcctcgtgactccactaaagactttgAATTGCACTCtcgaattcatagaatgctctataacaaatatagatacgctattaattatccattgttataaccataattgcCACGTAAtactctatagacggtctacaatgagatgggactaaaataccgttttacccctcattgtattttatccttaaaacacttagttccttgtaaatgatatctcagtaaactaatattaattactgaaatgagatctttatcatttagcatcttgaaccaaactaaaaggaaaccatcgttccacttcttcattagaagctatatatgttcatatctatgattaacactcccactcaattatgctaccgagttcccaagatgtaagtatgagctagtctgtagggtaagctggtaacgaacaagtcaaagaactcaaataatacaatcagttagaatactaaccactcagaattaagattgaattgacctatggtcaactatatgatatgactagaatagataataatagtatgtttacttatcctatcaattgtcaatatcagtCAAATCCAATGtaataaatacatccgatcttatctactttgctaatgtcccaaaaagaacataacaccacaatgtgtaagtagatcatatcgtagattggcaagtcattgtaaatcctgtgcactaactaatcttaggactaacttattttgaacatataatcatatttatattccactatgattacgccactataaatatgattagctatatgcttaggatttaatagaagtttatattaaacaaataatcatgaaaataaaacatgtgagcaaagtgattgaccaagtcaaaaaattatttctattcttttattgataataaaatgagattacaaagaaattgagttttaattagggcatgaaaccctaacaaactcccacttgcactaattgaaactaatgccttaattatactaatcccatttccttgatatgcttatcaaatttagcttctggtagtgtctttgtaaacggattcgcaagattgtcttcacatgcaatcttcataaccttcacatctcccctggccacatattctcgtaTAATGtggtacttcctttctatatgcttactcctcttgtgactatgaggttctttcaagttggatatcgctcttgtattttcacaaaacaacacaagcgatttatccatgtctggaataacaccaagatccgaatagaacttctttagccagactatttccttagctgcttctaacgcgactatgtactcagcctccatggtggaatctgagattgcagactgctttacacttctc
This genomic interval from Humulus lupulus chromosome 8, drHumLupu1.1, whole genome shotgun sequence contains the following:
- the LOC133796204 gene encoding uncharacterized protein LOC133796204 is translated as MNEENGRVPLWTDLKEIAAKVSDPWLILGDFNDILSVEGRIGGKKRKKCSGAFKECVECYQVEDVKFTGSFFTWNNKQAGKKPFRYFRMWQKAPDFQERLKMIWLVKDGGAPMYQLVQKLKIVKKRLREINKFEIGDIQAGNSKRYQDLVDCQAKLQLKPLDIILTIKEKEARVRYTETHKNYVSFLQQKAKLHWLKDGDDNSTLFHTTSGEQIVGKENSIASGKFLKEINSTTLSLIPKGKCPDSVMDFRPIACFNVVYKVATKLVLSRLRKVLLDIIAQNQSGFVQGRYIAYNIMVCKDLIRHYGRNNSNLKCMIKLDLRKAYDTIEWDFIKEMLYSFKFPEDFIKLIMICVRTPRFSLMFNGSLHGFFETKRGLRQGDPMSPLLFVLGMEYLSRIMVKISKKEGFKFRDRCGPLKLNHLCFANDVLIFYHGDFKSIYFMLRGHKLFSQTSVLQPSEAKSALYCSNMDDLEVQRVIDSSSFTRSHLPFRYLGIPICAKRILAAECEVLVEKMVQRIKVWSLAESSSSGHVSWDDMCRAKAEGGLGFRRIKEWNEAAIDWWAYKAPSASSLYWKQIVKVKEKFKDLNLIHHLSNGVYKIDEGYKAIVSSQQKVQWQMEVWNRTTILKHRFILWLAVLDRLQMKDRLFRFNITTDDQCLLCGRNKETREHVYFGCYLSSQCLRQIKSCLGWQTTANTIHKLLRWIAKARLNHFRKQVITAALATLVYQIWWCRNEALWSQKVYIVAIFTQRIQYNVKHRVRSIMLNKIQMIDRDWFEQL